From a region of the Pseudoclavibacter endophyticus genome:
- a CDS encoding FAD-dependent oxidoreductase: MTTASIHEPARDTPVIGEYDVVVIGGGPAGIMAATAAAREGRSTLLIEKYGFLGGAGTMGGLATFCGMHARVWGVDVQSVHGYADELLERMVEMEGLNEPHLSVDNRIQALSYDISALKIAADELVLGAGAEVLFHTSVVAVTMLDDATIDAVVVESKSGRGAVRGRFFIDGSGDGDVAAWSGAPYERSERLMYPSLMFRINGVHPDEAGPAWKTVRQLMEAAEAAGTHSFPRKKPIVRPQRNPLEWRSNLTQLSNEDGSPVDGTDAAQLTRGELQGRQQVKDVFAFIKERTPGFQDSYIVDIAPSVGIRETRRIVGEYQLSEDDVLGCADFDDTIGVNGWPVEAHVEGDVVFRFAPVESRGYNQLPYRMLVPKRVRNLLVAGRCASMTQGGQSSGRVTGPCWAMGQAAGTAAAIALEGDGTGRGVDVPELQRRLEAAGAYLGRTLPAGIEAPVATSV; the protein is encoded by the coding sequence GTGACCACCGCATCCATTCATGAACCCGCCCGCGACACCCCGGTCATCGGCGAGTACGACGTCGTCGTCATCGGCGGCGGTCCGGCCGGCATCATGGCCGCGACGGCGGCCGCACGCGAGGGACGCTCGACACTCCTGATCGAGAAGTACGGCTTCCTCGGCGGGGCCGGCACGATGGGGGGTCTCGCGACGTTCTGCGGCATGCACGCACGAGTCTGGGGCGTCGACGTGCAGTCGGTGCACGGCTACGCCGACGAGCTGCTCGAGCGCATGGTCGAGATGGAGGGGCTCAACGAGCCGCACCTGTCCGTTGACAACCGCATCCAGGCACTCTCGTACGACATCTCCGCCCTCAAGATCGCCGCCGACGAGCTCGTGCTCGGCGCAGGCGCCGAGGTGCTCTTCCACACGTCGGTGGTCGCCGTCACGATGCTCGACGACGCGACGATCGACGCCGTCGTCGTCGAGTCGAAGTCGGGTCGCGGCGCTGTGCGCGGCCGGTTCTTCATCGACGGCTCCGGTGACGGCGACGTGGCGGCATGGTCCGGCGCGCCGTACGAGCGCAGCGAACGGCTCATGTACCCATCGCTCATGTTCCGCATCAACGGCGTGCACCCGGACGAAGCGGGGCCCGCATGGAAGACCGTCCGGCAGCTCATGGAAGCGGCCGAAGCAGCGGGAACGCACTCCTTCCCCCGGAAGAAGCCGATCGTGCGGCCGCAGCGCAATCCGCTCGAGTGGCGTTCCAACCTCACTCAGCTGTCGAACGAAGACGGCTCCCCCGTCGACGGCACCGACGCCGCCCAGCTCACGCGCGGGGAGCTGCAGGGCCGGCAGCAGGTGAAGGACGTCTTCGCGTTCATCAAGGAGCGCACACCGGGATTCCAGGATTCGTACATCGTCGACATCGCACCGTCGGTCGGCATCCGCGAGACGCGTCGCATCGTCGGCGAGTACCAGCTCTCGGAAGACGACGTGCTCGGGTGCGCCGACTTCGACGACACGATCGGGGTCAACGGCTGGCCGGTCGAGGCGCACGTCGAGGGCGATGTCGTGTTCCGCTTCGCGCCAGTCGAGTCGCGCGGGTACAACCAGCTTCCCTACCGGATGCTCGTGCCCAAGCGGGTGCGCAACCTGCTTGTGGCGGGGCGGTGCGCCTCGATGACGCAGGGCGGTCAGTCCTCTGGCCGTGTGACGGGTCCGTGCTGGGCCATGGGCCAGGCCGCCGGAACGGCGGCGGCAATCGCACTCGAGGGCGACGGCACGGGCCGCGGCGTCGACGTGCCCGAGCTGCAGCGCCGCCTGGAAGCGGCGGGCGCGTACCTCGGCCGCACCCTGCCGGCGGGCATCGAGGCGCCCGTCGCCACTAGCGTCTGA
- a CDS encoding dihydroxy-acid dehydratase domain-containing protein codes for MPELRSQLPPTSALALARRAHYTALGIPRQDWDKPKVAIVNTSSELAACYSHLDEISARLKKHLREVGLLPFEIRTTAPSDFVTSAGRAGRYILPSRDLIVNDIEAAVEGAKLDAMICLSSCDKTTPAHLMAAGRLNIPTIIVPCGYQHSGLAEGREADIEEIFMLASKAAVSGEPTDHLLPLAEDAILGPGVCAGLATANSMHMLAEAIGMTVPGAAPVRALSDKMWEDVRAAATALADLIERDVRPRDIITAGAVRNGVRTMLAVGGSMNTIKHLQAIAIESELDIDVWGLFHALGRSTPLLCSVRPNGPRLTEEFEDAGGAATVLRELLPLLDGDAITASGRTVAENAADAPAADGDVIRPVDDPFGMGPAVTVLKGSLSPGGAVAKRPVPDPGPYVFRGPACVFGTRDEAIEGIASGRLREGDVAVIRGIGVTGAPGLGLTSAFIFALHARGLADSVALVTDGQFSGLVNQGFTVGEVSPEAAEPGSPLGRVLDGDPIEIDIERGTVDLLVDPAELDLRPDYQPPADRDSAGYLTQYEQLVQPLSCGAVLCARPCAAASKETA; via the coding sequence ATGCCTGAGCTGCGCAGCCAACTCCCACCCACCTCGGCGCTCGCCCTCGCGCGACGCGCGCACTACACCGCCCTTGGCATCCCTCGACAGGACTGGGACAAGCCGAAGGTCGCCATCGTCAACACCTCCTCAGAGCTCGCCGCCTGCTACTCGCACCTCGACGAGATCTCGGCGAGGCTCAAAAAGCACCTCCGCGAAGTCGGCCTCTTGCCGTTCGAGATCCGCACCACGGCGCCGTCGGACTTCGTGACGAGCGCGGGCAGGGCCGGACGGTACATCCTCCCGAGCCGCGACCTCATCGTGAACGACATCGAGGCGGCGGTCGAGGGCGCGAAGCTCGACGCGATGATCTGCCTGAGCTCGTGCGACAAAACGACACCGGCACACCTCATGGCGGCGGGGCGGCTCAACATCCCGACGATCATCGTGCCGTGTGGCTACCAGCACTCCGGGCTCGCGGAGGGCCGTGAGGCCGACATCGAAGAGATCTTCATGCTCGCGTCGAAGGCGGCGGTCTCGGGCGAGCCGACCGACCACCTCTTGCCGCTGGCGGAAGACGCGATCCTCGGGCCCGGCGTCTGCGCCGGCCTCGCGACCGCGAACTCGATGCACATGCTCGCCGAGGCGATCGGCATGACCGTGCCGGGCGCGGCTCCCGTGCGCGCCCTCAGCGACAAGATGTGGGAGGACGTGCGCGCCGCAGCGACGGCCCTCGCCGACCTCATCGAGCGCGACGTACGCCCGCGCGACATCATCACGGCGGGCGCTGTGCGCAATGGCGTGCGAACCATGCTCGCGGTCGGCGGCTCGATGAACACGATCAAGCACCTGCAGGCCATCGCCATCGAGTCGGAGCTCGACATCGACGTGTGGGGCCTCTTCCACGCACTCGGCCGATCGACGCCCCTGCTGTGCTCGGTACGCCCCAACGGCCCGCGGCTCACGGAGGAGTTCGAGGATGCGGGCGGCGCCGCGACGGTCCTGCGAGAGCTGCTCCCGTTGCTCGATGGCGACGCCATCACCGCCAGCGGGCGCACGGTCGCCGAGAACGCGGCAGACGCGCCGGCGGCGGACGGCGACGTCATCCGACCCGTCGACGACCCGTTCGGCATGGGGCCTGCCGTCACAGTGCTGAAGGGCAGTCTCTCTCCCGGCGGCGCCGTGGCGAAGCGGCCGGTACCCGACCCGGGACCCTACGTCTTCCGCGGGCCCGCGTGCGTCTTCGGCACCCGCGACGAGGCCATCGAGGGCATCGCAAGCGGCAGGCTGCGCGAGGGCGACGTGGCGGTGATCCGCGGCATCGGCGTCACGGGCGCGCCCGGGCTCGGGCTCACCTCGGCGTTCATCTTCGCCCTGCACGCGCGAGGACTCGCCGACTCGGTCGCCCTCGTCACCGACGGCCAGTTCAGCGGGCTCGTCAATCAAGGGTTCACGGTCGGCGAAGTGTCGCCGGAGGCGGCCGAGCCGGGCTCCCCCCTCGGCCGCGTCCTTGACGGCGACCCCATCGAAATCGACATCGAGCGCGGCACCGTCGACCTCCTCGTCGATCCTGCGGAGCTCGACCTCCGCCCCGACTACCAACCGCCGGCCGACCGCGACAGCGCCGGCTACCTGACCCAGTACGAGCAGCTCGTGCAGCCGCTGAGTTGCGGCGCCGTGCTCTGCGCGCGCCCGTGCGCCGCCGCATCGAAGGAGACCGCGTGA
- the mftC gene encoding mycofactocin radical SAM maturase (MftC is a radical SAM/SPASM enzyme that catalyzes the first two steps in biosynthesis of the electron carrier mycofactocin from the terminal Val-Tyr dipeptide of the precursor peptide MftA.): MTLIDTPPPAVTGTKPARLVDHFERGLDAPICLTWELTYACNLSCVHCLSSSGRRDPNELSTDECKAIIDELERMQVFYVNIGGGEPTVRSDFWELLDYATAHQVGVKFSTNGVKITPEVAKQLAANDYVDVQISLDGATADVNDYIRGPRSYALAMTALENLRDAGMKNFKISVVCTRQNIGQLDEFKAIADRYGAQLRLTRLRPSGRAADVWDELHPTQSQQRELYDWLVAHGENVLTGDSFFHLSAFGEALPGLNLCGAGRVVCLIDPVGDVYACPFAIHDEFLAGSVRTPGGFEGVWRESELFARLRAPQSGGACTSCQFYDTCKGGCMAAKFFTGLPLDGPDPECVQGFGEQALEARKAIDGAVPKPSGDHSHLTSPPRPRSGLGPVRVTIKRGKPGGAGPGPAAAACDESPLASFGVTRG; this comes from the coding sequence ATGACGCTTATCGACACACCACCGCCCGCTGTGACAGGCACGAAGCCGGCTCGTCTCGTCGATCACTTCGAGCGCGGGCTCGACGCCCCGATCTGCCTCACGTGGGAGCTCACCTACGCGTGCAATCTCTCGTGCGTGCACTGCCTCTCGAGCTCGGGCCGCCGCGACCCGAACGAGCTCTCGACCGACGAGTGCAAGGCGATCATCGACGAGCTCGAGCGCATGCAGGTGTTCTACGTGAATATCGGTGGCGGCGAGCCAACTGTGCGGAGTGACTTCTGGGAACTGCTCGACTATGCGACGGCGCACCAGGTCGGCGTGAAGTTTTCGACGAACGGCGTCAAGATCACGCCGGAAGTCGCGAAACAGCTGGCCGCGAACGACTATGTCGATGTACAGATCTCGCTTGACGGGGCGACGGCCGATGTCAACGACTACATTCGCGGCCCCCGCTCGTACGCACTCGCAATGACGGCACTCGAGAATCTGCGCGACGCCGGGATGAAGAACTTCAAGATCTCGGTCGTGTGCACGCGTCAGAATATCGGCCAGCTCGACGAGTTCAAAGCCATTGCGGACCGCTACGGAGCACAGCTGAGGCTGACGCGACTCCGCCCCTCGGGGCGCGCGGCCGACGTGTGGGACGAGCTGCATCCGACGCAGTCACAGCAGCGCGAGCTGTATGACTGGCTCGTCGCGCATGGCGAGAACGTGCTCACGGGTGACTCGTTCTTCCACCTCTCGGCGTTCGGCGAGGCGCTTCCAGGGCTCAATCTGTGCGGCGCAGGGCGCGTCGTCTGCCTCATCGACCCGGTCGGCGATGTGTACGCGTGCCCGTTCGCGATTCACGACGAGTTCCTGGCCGGCTCGGTCCGCACCCCTGGCGGTTTCGAGGGCGTCTGGCGCGAGTCGGAGCTGTTCGCCCGCCTTCGCGCTCCGCAGTCCGGCGGTGCGTGCACCTCGTGCCAGTTCTACGACACGTGCAAGGGCGGCTGCATGGCGGCGAAGTTCTTCACCGGGCTGCCGCTCGATGGGCCAGACCCCGAGTGCGTGCAGGGGTTCGGCGAGCAGGCACTCGAGGCACGGAAGGCGATCGACGGGGCCGTGCCGAAGCCGAGCGGCGATCACTCGCACCTCACGTCTCCCCCGCGGCCCCGATCGGGCCTCGGCCCGGTACGGGTCACGATCAAGCGCGGCAAACCCGGCGGGGCCGGGCCCGGCCCCGCGGCCGCGGCGTGCGATGAGAGCCCGCTCGCCAGCTTCGGCGTCACGCGCGGCTGA
- the mftB gene encoding mycofactocin biosynthesis chaperone MftB (MftB, a small protein, is a peptide chaperone that assists the radical SAM enzyme MftC in performing two modifications to the C-terminal Val-Tyr dipeptide of the mycofactocin precursor peptide, MftA. MftB's role is analogous to the role of PqqD in the biosynthesis of PQQ, a cofactor that derives entirely from a Tyr and a Glu in the precursor PqqA.), with protein sequence MSEFDADRPWQVHPRVAIRPERFGALLYHFETRKLSFLKERALLSIVDSLDSHASMREAVVAAGIAPPEQGKYLAALSGLAASNMIRERAA encoded by the coding sequence ATGTCTGAGTTCGATGCAGATCGACCGTGGCAAGTGCATCCGCGCGTCGCAATACGCCCTGAACGATTCGGCGCACTGCTGTATCACTTCGAAACGAGAAAGCTCTCGTTCTTGAAGGAGCGCGCGCTTCTCAGCATCGTCGACTCGCTCGACAGCCATGCGAGCATGCGCGAAGCCGTCGTCGCGGCGGGCATCGCCCCGCCCGAGCAGGGTAAGTACCTGGCCGCACTGAGCGGCCTCGCCGCGTCCAACATGATCCGGGAGCGAGCCGCATGA
- the mftA gene encoding mycofactocin precursor MftA (Mycofactocin is a small molecule electron carrier derived from the final two amino acids, Val-Tyr, of MftA, the mycofactocin precursor. It plays a role in redox homeostasis and the metabolism of alcohols and aldehydes in Actinobacteria, including Mycobacterium tuberculosis.), whose product MNSPIATETASSSAENASASAAESPVETESLVEEVSIDGMCGVY is encoded by the coding sequence ATGAATTCCCCAATCGCGACCGAAACCGCCTCGTCCTCCGCCGAGAATGCCTCAGCATCCGCCGCAGAATCACCGGTGGAGACCGAAAGTCTCGTCGAAGAGGTTTCCATCGACGGCATGTGCGGCGTCTACTGA
- the mftR gene encoding mycofactocin system transcriptional regulator (MftR, the mycofactocin system transcriptional regulator, is an uncharacterized TetR family DNA-binding transcription factor. Its role is inferred by context. It occurs as part of the biosynthesis locus for mycofactocin, a partially characterized electron carrier derived from the terminal Val-Tyr dipeptide of the precursor peptide MftA, through a radical SAM enzyme-mediated process.) — protein MKTTADSDRATGGGAARPRTGRAKATTAAELERIGLDLFVARGFDAVTVDDIASAAGIGRRTFFRYYASKNDLPWGDFDGLLRGMRENLDAIPEDVPLAAALRQAIIDFNAFPASDMAHHRRRMRVLLESQTLVAHSALRYADWRRVVSDFSASRLALHPDHVLPNVIGRVCLAISLASYEQWLHDEKADLPTLIAAGFKGLGAIFAAHDEEVTRAHEDA, from the coding sequence ATGAAGACCACCGCCGACTCTGACCGGGCGACCGGCGGGGGTGCAGCGCGCCCACGTACGGGACGGGCGAAGGCCACGACCGCGGCTGAGCTCGAGCGCATAGGCCTCGACCTGTTCGTCGCGAGGGGCTTCGACGCCGTCACCGTCGACGACATCGCTTCGGCCGCCGGGATCGGCCGCCGCACCTTCTTCCGGTACTACGCCTCCAAGAACGACCTGCCGTGGGGCGACTTCGATGGCTTGCTGCGCGGCATGCGCGAGAACCTCGACGCTATCCCCGAGGACGTTCCGCTCGCGGCCGCCCTCCGACAGGCGATCATCGACTTCAACGCGTTCCCCGCCAGCGACATGGCGCACCACCGGCGCCGCATGCGCGTGCTGCTCGAGAGCCAGACGCTCGTTGCGCACTCGGCGCTGCGATACGCCGACTGGCGGCGCGTGGTCTCCGATTTTTCGGCGAGTCGACTGGCCCTTCATCCCGACCACGTGTTGCCGAACGTGATCGGCCGGGTGTGCCTCGCGATCTCGCTCGCGTCATACGAGCAGTGGCTCCACGACGAGAAGGCCGACCTCCCAACCCTCATCGCGGCGGGCTTCAAAGGTCTCGGCGCGATCTTCGCCGCGCACGACGAGGAGGTGACGCGGGCCCATGAAGACGCATGA
- a CDS encoding GMC family oxidoreductase produces the protein MKTHDVIVVGAGSSGSPLAARLSEERDCSVLLLEAGPDSSSKTLPNDLSGALPGSPLAWTYRADLGDGRRYEVARGRVLGGSSAVNGGLFLRARPADFDAWAAACGDDGWSYETALPILRELETDLDFGASELHGADGPMPVARAGQAHAASRAFAAAARELGHVDEPDKNAGSRAGVGPLPRNIIAGERRSTAHQYLDPARSRRNLEIRTGTVVDAITTRGGAATGVEVGGEHLAAGQVVLCGGAVETPRLLQASGIGAADTLASAGITPLVDLPGVGQGSSDHPNLMLGWLMLGQTGRGDDARGESFTSALHLEASRGDELELLLSLRPLAALFGGTGLPGERLFVASAGVTDARGRVTIDGPGARPLLAYRYLATDRDRHRMREVVRAAAALAATDAMSDVFGGFVDLDAPTLEDDTALDAWVRRHLSTALHLSGTARMGRDHDPDAVVDASGRVRGIDRLRVADTSILPTAPTRGTAATAIFIGELLADRLQAGY, from the coding sequence ATGAAGACGCATGACGTGATCGTCGTCGGCGCGGGGTCGTCGGGCTCGCCGCTCGCCGCTCGCCTGAGTGAAGAGCGTGACTGCTCGGTGCTGCTGCTCGAGGCCGGGCCCGATTCGTCGTCAAAGACACTGCCGAACGACCTCTCCGGCGCGTTGCCCGGCAGCCCCCTCGCGTGGACCTACCGTGCAGACCTCGGTGACGGGCGCCGCTACGAGGTCGCGCGAGGGCGCGTGCTCGGCGGCTCGAGCGCCGTCAACGGCGGCCTGTTCCTGCGCGCGCGACCTGCCGATTTCGACGCGTGGGCTGCCGCGTGCGGCGACGACGGCTGGTCGTACGAGACAGCGCTGCCAATTCTGCGAGAACTCGAGACGGACCTCGATTTCGGCGCGAGCGAGCTCCACGGCGCCGATGGTCCGATGCCCGTTGCGCGCGCCGGCCAGGCGCACGCGGCCTCCCGTGCCTTTGCCGCGGCGGCCCGCGAGCTCGGTCACGTCGACGAACCCGACAAAAACGCCGGGAGCCGGGCGGGCGTCGGCCCCCTACCGCGCAACATCATCGCCGGCGAGCGGCGAAGTACGGCGCACCAGTATCTCGACCCCGCGCGCAGCCGGCGCAATCTCGAGATCCGCACCGGCACGGTCGTCGACGCCATCACCACGCGGGGCGGGGCCGCGACCGGCGTCGAAGTCGGCGGTGAGCACCTTGCGGCCGGCCAAGTCGTGCTGTGCGGCGGCGCCGTAGAGACGCCGCGCCTGCTTCAGGCGTCCGGCATCGGCGCGGCCGACACGCTCGCCTCAGCGGGCATCACGCCGCTCGTCGACCTGCCCGGCGTCGGGCAGGGGTCGAGCGACCACCCCAACCTCATGCTCGGCTGGCTCATGCTCGGCCAGACGGGGCGCGGCGATGACGCCCGCGGCGAGAGCTTCACGTCCGCGCTGCACCTGGAAGCCTCGCGCGGCGACGAGCTCGAGCTCCTGCTCAGCCTCCGCCCGCTCGCCGCGCTCTTCGGGGGCACCGGACTGCCCGGCGAGCGCCTGTTCGTGGCCAGCGCGGGTGTGACCGATGCCCGCGGCCGCGTGACCATCGACGGCCCCGGCGCGCGCCCGCTGCTCGCGTACCGCTATCTCGCGACCGATCGTGACCGGCATCGGATGCGCGAGGTCGTGCGCGCGGCCGCCGCGCTCGCGGCGACGGACGCGATGTCCGACGTCTTCGGCGGCTTCGTCGACCTCGACGCACCGACGCTCGAGGACGACACGGCGCTGGATGCGTGGGTGCGACGCCACCTCAGCACCGCACTCCACCTCAGCGGCACGGCGCGCATGGGCCGTGACCACGACCCCGACGCAGTCGTCGACGCCAGCGGCCGGGTGCGCGGCATCGACCGGCTTCGCGTCGCCGACACGTCAATACTGCCGACCGCCCCGACCCGCGGCACCGCCGCCACGGCGATCTTCATCGGCGAGCTCCTCGCCGACCGATTGCAGGCCGGGTACTAG
- a CDS encoding IclR family transcriptional regulator yields MTSTDTFAPTTDARAANAPATIRPAVRGTGASAPNPALGAAPIDDLADSATERMTACGRVLAVLEVFDEDHITLTLSEISRRAGLSLSTTHRLVGELHRWGALERGSDGRYAVGMRVLELGALEPQGLRLREAAKPYLGDLHAATGADVNLSVRDGTDVVYIDSIRARGGAPVLTRLGGRWPMHATATGHVLLAWAAPAFRERVLAGQLKRFTSTTITDPDELRRALARVRQAGAAIVENTITHGALAIAVPVRGTQDRPIAAVGVTVPSGSVLPHVLLPTLLAAANEISRALTGGRRQQRSA; encoded by the coding sequence ATGACCTCGACAGATACCTTCGCCCCCACCACCGACGCCCGCGCGGCCAACGCGCCCGCCACCATACGCCCGGCCGTTCGCGGCACCGGCGCATCCGCCCCCAACCCCGCCCTGGGCGCCGCCCCGATCGACGACCTCGCCGACTCGGCGACCGAGCGCATGACGGCCTGCGGCCGTGTGCTCGCCGTGCTCGAGGTCTTCGACGAGGACCACATCACCCTCACCCTCAGCGAGATCAGTCGCAGGGCCGGGCTGAGCCTTTCGACGACGCACCGACTCGTCGGCGAACTGCACCGGTGGGGAGCGCTCGAGCGCGGCTCCGACGGCCGATACGCCGTCGGGATGCGCGTGCTCGAGCTCGGCGCGCTCGAGCCGCAGGGTCTCCGGCTGCGCGAGGCGGCGAAGCCGTATCTCGGCGACCTGCACGCCGCGACGGGCGCCGACGTGAACCTCTCGGTGCGCGACGGCACCGACGTCGTGTACATCGACTCCATCCGGGCGCGCGGGGGAGCCCCCGTTCTCACCCGACTCGGCGGTCGCTGGCCGATGCACGCGACCGCCACCGGCCATGTGCTCCTCGCGTGGGCGGCACCCGCGTTCCGAGAGCGCGTGCTCGCGGGCCAGCTCAAGCGGTTCACGAGCACGACGATCACCGATCCGGACGAACTGCGGCGCGCCCTCGCTCGAGTGCGCCAGGCCGGCGCAGCCATCGTCGAGAACACCATCACGCACGGCGCGCTCGCCATAGCCGTCCCGGTGCGCGGCACCCAGGATCGCCCGATCGCCGCCGTCGGCGTCACCGTCCCCTCGGGTTCGGTGTTGCCGCACGTGCTGCTGCCGACGTTGCTCGCCGCCGCCAACGAGATCTCGCGTGCGCTCACGGGCGGCCGTCGCCAGCAACGCTCGGCGTAG
- the mftD gene encoding pre-mycofactocin synthase MftD (MftD, an enzyme found in the mycofactocin biosynthesis locus, performs an oxidative deamination of 3-amino-5-[(p-hydroxyphenyl)methyl]-4,4-dimethyl-2-pyrrolidinone (AHDP). The resulting compound, now called pre-mycofactocin (PMFT), is a biologically active redox cofactor that can oxidize the non-exchangeable NADH of TIGR03971 family SDR-type oxidoreductases.), which translates to MTNPWFETVAEAQRRAKRRLPPSVYGALVAGSERGRTIRDNGAAFADLGLAPHVAGHHAERDLSTTVFGIPVALPVLISPTGVQAVHPDGEVAVARAAANRGTIMGLSSFASKPVEEVVAANPNTMFQVYWSGDRDVMAQRIERAKAAGAKGLIATLDWSFSHGRDWGSPWIPERLTLKAAAKFAPQALRRPRWLASYVRSGRVPDLTAPNLQPPGGEAPPFFGAYGEWMSTPPPTWSDVAWLRGLWPDAPFMLKGVTRIDDAKRAVDAGVTAISVSNHGGNNLDTTPATIRVLGGIADAVGADIEVLLDGGVRRGGDVAKALAFGAKAVMIGRAYLWGLAANGQGGVENVLDILRAGLDSAVLGLGKRSIHELCPEDLVVPRDFQLRLGADDDAMPEVDSPIFVEAEALARRHDVAPTPG; encoded by the coding sequence ATGACAAACCCCTGGTTCGAGACGGTCGCTGAGGCACAGCGCCGAGCCAAGCGCCGCCTTCCGCCCTCGGTCTACGGGGCGCTCGTGGCCGGCAGCGAACGCGGCCGCACCATCCGAGACAACGGCGCGGCGTTCGCCGATTTGGGGTTGGCTCCCCACGTCGCCGGTCACCACGCCGAACGCGATCTGTCGACGACGGTGTTCGGCATCCCCGTCGCTCTTCCCGTGCTCATCTCGCCGACCGGCGTGCAGGCCGTGCATCCCGACGGCGAGGTCGCCGTCGCCCGGGCCGCCGCCAACCGCGGCACCATCATGGGGCTGAGCTCGTTCGCCTCGAAGCCGGTCGAAGAGGTCGTCGCGGCCAATCCCAACACGATGTTCCAGGTTTACTGGTCGGGCGATCGAGACGTGATGGCGCAGCGCATCGAGCGCGCCAAGGCGGCCGGGGCGAAGGGGCTCATCGCGACGCTCGACTGGTCGTTCTCCCACGGCCGCGACTGGGGCAGCCCGTGGATCCCCGAGCGCCTCACCTTGAAGGCCGCGGCGAAGTTCGCCCCGCAGGCGTTGCGCCGCCCGCGCTGGCTCGCCTCGTACGTCCGCTCGGGCCGCGTCCCCGACCTCACGGCTCCCAATCTGCAGCCGCCGGGCGGCGAGGCCCCGCCGTTCTTCGGCGCGTACGGCGAGTGGATGTCGACCCCGCCGCCGACCTGGAGCGATGTCGCGTGGCTCCGTGGACTCTGGCCGGATGCGCCGTTCATGCTGAAGGGCGTCACGCGAATTGACGATGCGAAGCGCGCCGTCGACGCCGGGGTCACCGCGATCAGCGTGTCAAACCACGGCGGCAACAACCTCGATACGACTCCCGCGACCATTCGTGTGCTCGGCGGGATCGCCGATGCCGTCGGCGCGGACATCGAAGTACTCCTCGACGGCGGCGTGCGCCGGGGCGGCGACGTCGCGAAGGCGCTCGCATTCGGCGCGAAGGCGGTCATGATCGGTCGCGCCTACCTGTGGGGACTCGCGGCGAACGGCCAAGGCGGCGTCGAGAACGTGCTCGACATCCTCCGCGCCGGCCTCGACTCGGCCGTGCTCGGGCTCGGCAAGCGGTCGATCCACGAGCTGTGCCCGGAAGACCTCGTGGTTCCGCGGGACTTCCAGCTGCGCCTGGGTGCCGACGACGACGCCATGCCGGAGGTCGATTCGCCGATCTTCGTGGAGGCGGAAGCCCTCGCCCGCCGCCACGACGTGGCGCCGACGCCGGGATAA